One genomic window of Magnolia sinica isolate HGM2019 chromosome 3, MsV1, whole genome shotgun sequence includes the following:
- the LOC131240521 gene encoding very-long-chain aldehyde decarbonylase GL1-5-like: MATKPGLLTEWPWHRLGNFKYIVLAPWVVESVYSYVTKPEGERDLSNLLILPFLLWRWLHNQIWISLSRFQTARSKHRIVHKGIDFEQVDRESNWDDQIILNGTFLYMFSKFVPGSDHLPFWNTEGIVMNIFLHVGPVEFLYYWCHRALHHHYLYSRYHSHHHSSIVTEPITSVIHPFAEHLLYFVLFTIPMITNVMTRTNSIVAMACYETYIDFMNNLGHCNFEIVPNWLFRIFPPLKYLMYTPSFHSLHHTQFRTNYALFMPMYDYLYGTADKSSDSLYETSHKGNKVMPDVVHLTHPTTLHSIYHLRLGFAGFASRPYASKWYLWMIWPLTWVSMLLTWVFGSTFTVERNRLDKLKMQTWAIPRFTFQYLLSWQRATINGLIEKAILEADEGGVKVISLGLLNQGEELNRNGELYLQKHPKLKVKIVDGSSLAVAAVLNSIPQDTKQVLLRGNLTKTGYAVALALCQRDIQVMTVRRDEFEKMKLRFPAKLGSHLVLSSSYTCEVWLVGDGLREEEQRKAAKGTRFIPFSQFPPKRVRRDCVYDSTPAFVVPKALEDMHACENWLPRRVMSAWRVSGIVHGLEGWDVNECGDLLFDVEKVWSAALKHGFLPLSHA; encoded by the exons ATGGCTACGAAACCCGGCCTCTTAACCGAATGGCCATGGCACAGGCTCGGAAATTTCAAG TACATTGTTTTGGCGCCATGGGTAGTGGAGAGCGTGTATTCGTACGTGACAAAACCGGAAGGAGAGAGGGATCTGTCCAACTTGCTGATCTTACCATTCTTGCTGTGGAGATGGCTGCACAATCAGATCTGGATTAGCTTATCCCGCTTCCAAACGGCTCGAAGCAAGCACAGGATCGTACACAAGGGTATTGATTTTGAGCAGGTGGACCGGGAAAGTAACTG GGATGACCAGATCATTTTGAATGGGACCTTTCTCTACATGTTTAGTAAGTTCGTACCCGGATCCGATCacttaccgttttggaacacggAGGGGATAGTGATGAACATATTCCTGCATGTGGGCCCGGTGGAGTTCCTCTACTACTGGTGTCACAGAGCGTTGCACCATCACTATCTGTATTCTCGGTACCACTCCCACCACCATTCCTCCATTGTTACAGAGCCCATAACAT CTGTGATACATCCATTTGCGGAGCACTTGCTGTATTTTGTACTGTTCACAATACCTATGATTACCAATGTGATGACAAGGACCAACTCCATCGTAGCAATGGCTTGTTATGAAACATACATAGATTTCATGAACAATTTGGGCCATTGTAACTTCGAGATAGTTCCCAACTGGCTCTTTCGCATCTTCCCCCCTCTCAAGTACCTCATGTACACTCCCTC GTTCCATTCTCTCCATCACACACAATTCCGTACAAACTACGCATTGTTCATGCCAATGTACGATTACTTATACGGTACTGCAGACAAGTCGTCAGATTCCCTATACGAAACCTCCCATAAAGGGAATAAGGTAATGccagatgtggtccacctgacccaTCCAACCACATTGCACTCCATCTACCATCTACGGCTAGGATTTGCTGGCTTCGCCTCCAGACCTTATGCTTCCAAATGGTACCTGTGGATGATATGGCCGCTGACATGGGTTTCCATGTTATTAACATGGGTATTTGGCTCCACCTTTACTGTGGAGAGGAACAGGTTAGATAAACTCAAAATGCAgacgtgggccataccaagatTCACCTTCCAG TATCTATTGTCATGGCAAAGAGCTACGATTAATGGCTTGATTGAGAAAGCCATACTAGAGGCTGATGAAGGTGGGGTGAAGGTTATAAGCTTAGGCCTTCTAAACCAG GGAGAGGAACTAAACCGAAACGGCGAGCTATATCTACAAAAACACCCAAAACTCAAGGTTAAGATCGTCGACGGGAGCAGCTTGGCAGTCGCCGCTGTGCTTAACAGCATTCCACAAGACACAAAGCAGGTTCTTCTGAGAGGGAATCTCACTAAGACAGGTTACGCTGTTGCGTTAGCCTTATGCCAGAGGGACATCCAG GTAATGACGGTTCGAAGGGATGAATTCGAGAAGATGAAACTGCGTTTCCCTGCTAAGTTGGGCAGCCACTTAGTCCTTTCAAGTAGTTACACCTGTGag GTATGGTTGGTGGGAGATGGACTGAGGGAGGAAGAGCAAAGGAAGGCAGCCAAAGGCACGCGCTTCATTCCCTTCTCTCAGTTCCCTCCAAAGAGAGTGCGCAGGGACTGTGTTTACGACAGCACTCCGGCGTTCGTCGTTCCAAAGGCACTTGAGGACATGCACGCGTGTGAG AACTGGCTGCCGAGGAGGGTGATGAGCGCATGGCGTGTCTCTGGAATAGTGCACGGGTTGGAAGGATGGGATGTGAACGAGTGTGGCGACTTGCTGTTCGACGTCGAGAAAGTATGGAGTGCTGCTCTTAAGCACGGTTTCCTGCCCTTGTCGCACGCTTGA